A window of the Brassica oleracea var. oleracea cultivar TO1000 chromosome C1, BOL, whole genome shotgun sequence genome harbors these coding sequences:
- the LOC106343378 gene encoding paired amphipathic helix protein Sin3-like 1 isoform X2: protein MKRIRDGSGSQFRRTLGSSRGELYGQSPVPGSGDTEAGRGEGGRIASGDVTSQKLTTNDALSYLKDVKDMFHDQRETYDRFLEVMKDFKALRIDTRGVIARVKELFKGHNHLIYGFNTFLPKEFEITLIEEDEAPPKTTVEFEEAINFVNKIKTRFKHDEHVYKSFLGILNMYRKEKKGISEVYNEVSILFEGHSDLLEEFTRFLPASLPSHSAAQHSRSQAQRYNDPRSGPPLIRQMQVEKERRRERAVTSRSDYSADHNDLCDDKTVVKMQREQRKLADKENRERRGRVLDEREADQDNLDHFPEKRKSSRRAEGPEAYSGSASHTEKDNLKSMYNEAFVFCEKVKERLCSQDDYQTFLKCLNIFSNGIIQTKQLQNLVSDLLGKYPDLMDEFTQFFERCESIDGFQHLAGAMSKKSFSSDEQASRSMEVEEKEREHKPDLEVVNETEQYKEYVGKSIQELDLSNCECCTPSYRLLPSDYPVRTASQRSELGSEVLNDRWVSVTSGSEDYSFKHMRRNPYEEILFRCEDDRFELDMLLESVSSAVRSAENLLNIITEKKITFSGSFRIEDHFTALNLRCIERLYGEHGLDVIDILHKNPATALPVILTRLKQKQDEWKKCRDDFDKIWAKVYAKNHYKSLDHRSFYFKQQDSKNSSAKSLVAEIKELKEKTQNEDDILLSISAGYRQPINPNLDYEYFSRDIHEDLYKLVHFSCEELCSTKEQLSKVLRLWENFLEPVLGVPPRAKGTDPVEDVPKTLDVNHSTSTNEEANGSCGADTATLASRKLISVANGDQNASSGASNLGEIGLLNKDSTGKEDLQDADTADGDGVTSSAVKLQKEHETGNRADQRSEMPIPMDINERASTSSLSTPSGENNHCVLEKEDLAGSHEIQAKPSNSLSDIHRIKTSPSTQAGDVGKLIALASGIRSDSSTDNMNSDEPEGPLTFEKEEGELSPNGDFEDNVGLHEDLGVKSTSKPENLADAEVENEDEDSENASEGGEECSHDENREEESGEHDEVDGKAESEGEAEEVDSHILAGDTELLRQSERVLLSARPLSKHVAAVLRDGMTKDIRVFYGNDDFYVLFRLHQILYERILSAKRNCSGDELKSKNSKDTDSLDPYARFMKGLYGLLDGSVENTKFEDECRAIFGNQSYVLFTLNKVIYKLVKQLQAVVADEMDNKLIQLYEYEKSRKPGRVIIDSVYYENARVLLHDENVYRLECSSSPSRLSIQLMDNIVEKPEPYAVSMDPMFASYLQTEFLSTSREKKEEGHNILLRRNRRPYSGLDDLEALCKAMEGVEVVNGLECKMSCSSYKVSYVLDTEDFFHRKKKKKKIEHISQQRNKDRVERFHRFLSASR, encoded by the exons ATGAAGCGGATACGAGACGGCTCCGGGTCTCAATTTCGACGCACTTTGGGCTCTTCTCGAGGCGAATT ATACGGACAATCTCCGGTCCCTGGCAGTGGTGACACTGAAGCTGGAAGAGGAGAGGGAGGGAGAATCGCTAGTGGAGACGTTACCTCTCAGAAACTAACAACCAATGATGCCTTGTCGTACCTCAAGGATGTTAAGGACATGTTTCATGATCAACGGGAGACATATGACAGGTTTCTTGAGGTTATGAAAGATTTTAAAGCTCTAAG GATCGACACACGCGGTGTGATTGCCCGAGTTAAGGAGTTGTTCAAGGGACATAACCATTTGATATACGGATTTAACACCTTCTTGCCTAAAGAATTTGAAATTACGCTTATTGAGGAAGACGAAGCCCCGCCTAAGACGACTGTTGAATTTGAAGAAGCTATTAATTTTGTGAATAAAATTAAG ACTCGATTCAAGCACGATGAACACGTCTATAAATCTTTCTTGGGTATCTTGAATATGTACCGAAAGGAGAAGAAGGGAATTAGTGAGGTTTACAATGAG GTATCTATCCTTTTTGAGGGTCACTCGGATTTGCTTGAAGAGTTTACTAGGTTTTTGCCAGCGTCTTTGCCATCTCATTCAGCAGCGCAGCATAGCCGGAGTCAGGCCCAACGCTACAATGACCCAAGATCAGGCCCTCCCCTAATTCGTCAAATGCAAGTGGAGAAG GAACGCCGACGAGAAAGGGCTGTAACTTCCCGCAGTGATTATAGTGCTGATCATAATGACCTTTGTGATGATAAAACGGTGGTCAAGATGCAAAGAGAGCAGCGGAAGCTTGCTGATAAGGAGAACAGAGAAAGGAGAGGCCGTGTTCTCGACGAAAGAGAAGCAGATCAAGATAACTTGGACCATTTCCCAGAGAAAAGAAAGTCTTCGAGAAGAGCGGAAGGTCCTGAAGCATATTCTGGTTCTGCTTCGCATACTGAGAAAGACAATTTGAAAA GCATGTACAACGAAGCATTTGTTTTCTGTGAGAAAGTCAAGGAGAGATTATGCAGCCAAGATGATTATCAGACGTTCTTGAAGTGCCTCAATATATTTAGCAATGGAATTATCCAAACCAAGCAACTGCAGAATTTG GTTTCTGATCTTCTTGGGAAATACCCTGATCTCATGGATGAGTTCACTCAGTTCTTTGAGCGTTGTGAAAGTATTG ATGGATTTCAACACCTTGCTGGTGCTATGAGCAAAA AATCATTTAGTAGCGACGAACAGGCATCCAGGTCAATGGAGGTGGAAGAAAAGGAAAGAGAACACAAGCCTGACCTCGAGGTTGTTAATGAAACAGAGCAATATAAGGAGTACGTTGGAAAATCTATTCAAGAGCTTGATCTATCTAATTGCGAGTGTTGCACTCCTAGCTACCGACTACTGCCTTCGGAT TATCCGGTACGAACTGCCAGTCAGAGGTCGGAGCTAGGATCTGAAGTTTTAAATGATCGCTGGGTGTCTGTCACTTCAGGAAGTGAAGATTATTCTTTTAAGCACATGCGCAGAAACCCATATGAAGAGATCTTGTTCAGATGCGAAGATGATAG ATTTGAGTTGGACATGCTTTTGGAATCTGTGAGTTCTGCGGTCAGAAGTGCTGAAAATTTGTTGAACATCATCACAGAGAAGAAAATTACTTTCTCTGGCTCCTTCAGGATCGAAGATCACTTCACGG CCCTGAACTTAAGGTGTATTGAGCGACTTTATGGCGAGCATGGTCTTGACGTGATAGACATATTACATAAGAATCCAGCCACTGCACTTCCTGTAATCTTAACTCGTTTGAAGCAGAAACAAGATGAATGGAAGAAATGCCGTGATGATTTTGATAAGATCTGGGCAAAGGTATATGCGAAAAACCATTACAAATCACTTGATCATCGCAGTTTCTACTTCAAGCAACAAGATTCAAAGAACTCGAGTGCCAAAT CATTGGTGGCTGAAATTAAGGAGCTAAAAGAGAAGACTCAGAATGAGGATGATATTCTGCTGTCTATTTCTGCTGGTTACAGGCAACCCATAAATCCTAATCTTGACTACGAGTATTTCAGCCGAGATATTCATGAAGACCTGTACAAACTAGTCCATTTTTCATGCGAGGAGTTATGCTCTACAAAAGAACAGCTCAGCAAAGTTCTGAGGCTTTGGGAAAATTTCCTTGAGCCAGTGCTGGGCGTTCCTCCCAGGGCCAAGGGCACAGATCCTGTTGAAGATGTTCCCAAGACTCTTGATGTGAATCACAGCACTTCGACTAATGAGGAGGCTAATGGGAGTTGTGGAGCAGACACAGCAACGCTAGCTTCCAGGAAACTAATATCTGTTGCCAACGGAGATCAGAATGCTTCGTCTGGGGCATCCAATCTTGGTGAGATTGGTTTGTTAAATAAGGATTCGACAGGGAAAGAAGATCTTCAAGATGCTGATACAGCCGACGGAGATGGTGTTACCTCTTCTGCTGTAAAACTCCAAAAAGAACATGAGACTGGAAATAGAGCTGATCAAAGATCTGAAATGCCGATTCCAATGGATATCAATGAAAGAGCATCCACCTCGAGTTTATCAACCCCAAGTGGAGAAAACAATCATTGTGTACTAGAAAAGGAAGATCTGGCAG GCTCACATGAGATTCAAGCCAAACCAAGCAACTCTTTGAGTGATATTCATCGCATTAAAACTTCTCCTTCGACCCAG GCAGGTGATGTTGGCAAATTAATAGCTTTGGCAAGTGGAATAAGATCAGATTCTTCTACGGATAATATGAATTCTGATGAACCCGAAGGTCCGCTCACATTTGAGAAGGAGGAAGGTGAACTCTCACCTAATGGTGATTTCGAAGACAACGTTGGTCTTCATGAAGATCTTGGGGTGAAGTCCACTTCTAAACCCGAAAATTTAGCAGATGCTGAAGTAGAGAATGAGGATGAGGATAGTGAAAATGCTTCAGAGGGTGGTGAAGAATGTTCACATGATGAAAATAGAGAGGAGGAATCTGGTGAGCATGATGAGGTTGATGGTAAAGCTGAGAGTGAGGGAGAAGCAGAGGAAGTGGACTCGCATATCTTAGCAGGAGACACTGAGCTGCTTCGCCAGTCCGAACGTGTTCTCTTGTCTGCCAGACCTCTTTCAAAGCATGTAGCAGCGGTTTTACGCGACGGGATGACTAAAGATATCCGAGTTTTCTATGGGAATGACGACTTTTATGTCCTCTTTAGGCTTCATCAA ATTCTTTATGAGAGGATTTTGTCTGCGAAAAGGAATTGCTCAGGCGATGAACTGAAATCGAAAAACTCAAAGGATACCGATTCGCTAGATCCTTATGCGAG GTTTATGAAGGGATTGTATGGTTTGCTTGATGGATCAGTTGAAAATACTAAGTTTGAGGATGAGTGCAGAGCTATTTTCGGAAATCAATCATATGTGTTATTCACGCTGAACAAAGTGATATACAAATTGGTTAAACAG CTTCAAGCTGTTGTAGCCGATGAGATGGACAACAAGCTAATTCAGTTGTACGAGTATGAGAAATCCCGGAAACCTGGAAGGGTTATTATTGACTCGGTGTATTATGAAAATGCGAGGGTCCTCCTTCACGACGAAAATGTTTACCGGTTGGAATGT TCATCCTCGCCATCTCGTTTATCGATCCAACTTATGGACAACATAGTCGAGAAACCAGAACCATATGCAGTTTCTATGGATCCCATGTTTGCAAGTTACTTACAAACTGAATTTCTTTCCACCTCGCGAGAGAAAAAAGAGGAGGGACATAACATTTTGTTGCGAAG GAACCGGCGTCCATACTCGGGCTTGGATGATCTTGAAGCACTCTGTAAAGCCATGGAAGGTGTTGAAGTAGTAAATGGCTTGGAGTGCAAGATGTCTTGCTCTTCTTACAAG GTTTCGTACGTCTTGGACACAGAGGATTTCTTCCACAGGAAGAAGAAGAAAAAGAAGATCGAACACATATCGCAGCAGCGTAACAAAGATAGAGTAGAAAGGTTCCATAGGTTTCTCTCAGCTTCAAGATGA
- the LOC106343378 gene encoding paired amphipathic helix protein Sin3-like 1 isoform X1 codes for MKRIRDGSGSQFRRTLGSSRGELYGQSPVPGSGDTEAGRGEGGRIASGDVTSQKLTTNDALSYLKDVKDMFHDQRETYDRFLEVMKDFKALRIDTRGVIARVKELFKGHNHLIYGFNTFLPKEFEITLIEEDEAPPKTTVEFEEAINFVNKIKTRFKHDEHVYKSFLGILNMYRKEKKGISEVYNEVSILFEGHSDLLEEFTRFLPASLPSHSAAQHSRSQAQRYNDPRSGPPLIRQMQVEKERRRERAVTSRSDYSADHNDLCDDKTVVKMQREQRKLADKENRERRGRVLDEREADQDNLDHFPEKRKSSRRAEGPEAYSGSASHTEKDNLKSMYNEAFVFCEKVKERLCSQDDYQTFLKCLNIFSNGIIQTKQLQNLVSDLLGKYPDLMDEFTQFFERCESIGIQNGFQHLAGAMSKKSFSSDEQASRSMEVEEKEREHKPDLEVVNETEQYKEYVGKSIQELDLSNCECCTPSYRLLPSDYPVRTASQRSELGSEVLNDRWVSVTSGSEDYSFKHMRRNPYEEILFRCEDDRFELDMLLESVSSAVRSAENLLNIITEKKITFSGSFRIEDHFTALNLRCIERLYGEHGLDVIDILHKNPATALPVILTRLKQKQDEWKKCRDDFDKIWAKVYAKNHYKSLDHRSFYFKQQDSKNSSAKSLVAEIKELKEKTQNEDDILLSISAGYRQPINPNLDYEYFSRDIHEDLYKLVHFSCEELCSTKEQLSKVLRLWENFLEPVLGVPPRAKGTDPVEDVPKTLDVNHSTSTNEEANGSCGADTATLASRKLISVANGDQNASSGASNLGEIGLLNKDSTGKEDLQDADTADGDGVTSSAVKLQKEHETGNRADQRSEMPIPMDINERASTSSLSTPSGENNHCVLEKEDLAGSHEIQAKPSNSLSDIHRIKTSPSTQAGDVGKLIALASGIRSDSSTDNMNSDEPEGPLTFEKEEGELSPNGDFEDNVGLHEDLGVKSTSKPENLADAEVENEDEDSENASEGGEECSHDENREEESGEHDEVDGKAESEGEAEEVDSHILAGDTELLRQSERVLLSARPLSKHVAAVLRDGMTKDIRVFYGNDDFYVLFRLHQILYERILSAKRNCSGDELKSKNSKDTDSLDPYARFMKGLYGLLDGSVENTKFEDECRAIFGNQSYVLFTLNKVIYKLVKQLQAVVADEMDNKLIQLYEYEKSRKPGRVIIDSVYYENARVLLHDENVYRLECSSSPSRLSIQLMDNIVEKPEPYAVSMDPMFASYLQTEFLSTSREKKEEGHNILLRRNRRPYSGLDDLEALCKAMEGVEVVNGLECKMSCSSYKVSYVLDTEDFFHRKKKKKKIEHISQQRNKDRVERFHRFLSASR; via the exons ATGAAGCGGATACGAGACGGCTCCGGGTCTCAATTTCGACGCACTTTGGGCTCTTCTCGAGGCGAATT ATACGGACAATCTCCGGTCCCTGGCAGTGGTGACACTGAAGCTGGAAGAGGAGAGGGAGGGAGAATCGCTAGTGGAGACGTTACCTCTCAGAAACTAACAACCAATGATGCCTTGTCGTACCTCAAGGATGTTAAGGACATGTTTCATGATCAACGGGAGACATATGACAGGTTTCTTGAGGTTATGAAAGATTTTAAAGCTCTAAG GATCGACACACGCGGTGTGATTGCCCGAGTTAAGGAGTTGTTCAAGGGACATAACCATTTGATATACGGATTTAACACCTTCTTGCCTAAAGAATTTGAAATTACGCTTATTGAGGAAGACGAAGCCCCGCCTAAGACGACTGTTGAATTTGAAGAAGCTATTAATTTTGTGAATAAAATTAAG ACTCGATTCAAGCACGATGAACACGTCTATAAATCTTTCTTGGGTATCTTGAATATGTACCGAAAGGAGAAGAAGGGAATTAGTGAGGTTTACAATGAG GTATCTATCCTTTTTGAGGGTCACTCGGATTTGCTTGAAGAGTTTACTAGGTTTTTGCCAGCGTCTTTGCCATCTCATTCAGCAGCGCAGCATAGCCGGAGTCAGGCCCAACGCTACAATGACCCAAGATCAGGCCCTCCCCTAATTCGTCAAATGCAAGTGGAGAAG GAACGCCGACGAGAAAGGGCTGTAACTTCCCGCAGTGATTATAGTGCTGATCATAATGACCTTTGTGATGATAAAACGGTGGTCAAGATGCAAAGAGAGCAGCGGAAGCTTGCTGATAAGGAGAACAGAGAAAGGAGAGGCCGTGTTCTCGACGAAAGAGAAGCAGATCAAGATAACTTGGACCATTTCCCAGAGAAAAGAAAGTCTTCGAGAAGAGCGGAAGGTCCTGAAGCATATTCTGGTTCTGCTTCGCATACTGAGAAAGACAATTTGAAAA GCATGTACAACGAAGCATTTGTTTTCTGTGAGAAAGTCAAGGAGAGATTATGCAGCCAAGATGATTATCAGACGTTCTTGAAGTGCCTCAATATATTTAGCAATGGAATTATCCAAACCAAGCAACTGCAGAATTTG GTTTCTGATCTTCTTGGGAAATACCCTGATCTCATGGATGAGTTCACTCAGTTCTTTGAGCGTTGTGAAAGTATTGGTATTCAAA ATGGATTTCAACACCTTGCTGGTGCTATGAGCAAAA AATCATTTAGTAGCGACGAACAGGCATCCAGGTCAATGGAGGTGGAAGAAAAGGAAAGAGAACACAAGCCTGACCTCGAGGTTGTTAATGAAACAGAGCAATATAAGGAGTACGTTGGAAAATCTATTCAAGAGCTTGATCTATCTAATTGCGAGTGTTGCACTCCTAGCTACCGACTACTGCCTTCGGAT TATCCGGTACGAACTGCCAGTCAGAGGTCGGAGCTAGGATCTGAAGTTTTAAATGATCGCTGGGTGTCTGTCACTTCAGGAAGTGAAGATTATTCTTTTAAGCACATGCGCAGAAACCCATATGAAGAGATCTTGTTCAGATGCGAAGATGATAG ATTTGAGTTGGACATGCTTTTGGAATCTGTGAGTTCTGCGGTCAGAAGTGCTGAAAATTTGTTGAACATCATCACAGAGAAGAAAATTACTTTCTCTGGCTCCTTCAGGATCGAAGATCACTTCACGG CCCTGAACTTAAGGTGTATTGAGCGACTTTATGGCGAGCATGGTCTTGACGTGATAGACATATTACATAAGAATCCAGCCACTGCACTTCCTGTAATCTTAACTCGTTTGAAGCAGAAACAAGATGAATGGAAGAAATGCCGTGATGATTTTGATAAGATCTGGGCAAAGGTATATGCGAAAAACCATTACAAATCACTTGATCATCGCAGTTTCTACTTCAAGCAACAAGATTCAAAGAACTCGAGTGCCAAAT CATTGGTGGCTGAAATTAAGGAGCTAAAAGAGAAGACTCAGAATGAGGATGATATTCTGCTGTCTATTTCTGCTGGTTACAGGCAACCCATAAATCCTAATCTTGACTACGAGTATTTCAGCCGAGATATTCATGAAGACCTGTACAAACTAGTCCATTTTTCATGCGAGGAGTTATGCTCTACAAAAGAACAGCTCAGCAAAGTTCTGAGGCTTTGGGAAAATTTCCTTGAGCCAGTGCTGGGCGTTCCTCCCAGGGCCAAGGGCACAGATCCTGTTGAAGATGTTCCCAAGACTCTTGATGTGAATCACAGCACTTCGACTAATGAGGAGGCTAATGGGAGTTGTGGAGCAGACACAGCAACGCTAGCTTCCAGGAAACTAATATCTGTTGCCAACGGAGATCAGAATGCTTCGTCTGGGGCATCCAATCTTGGTGAGATTGGTTTGTTAAATAAGGATTCGACAGGGAAAGAAGATCTTCAAGATGCTGATACAGCCGACGGAGATGGTGTTACCTCTTCTGCTGTAAAACTCCAAAAAGAACATGAGACTGGAAATAGAGCTGATCAAAGATCTGAAATGCCGATTCCAATGGATATCAATGAAAGAGCATCCACCTCGAGTTTATCAACCCCAAGTGGAGAAAACAATCATTGTGTACTAGAAAAGGAAGATCTGGCAG GCTCACATGAGATTCAAGCCAAACCAAGCAACTCTTTGAGTGATATTCATCGCATTAAAACTTCTCCTTCGACCCAG GCAGGTGATGTTGGCAAATTAATAGCTTTGGCAAGTGGAATAAGATCAGATTCTTCTACGGATAATATGAATTCTGATGAACCCGAAGGTCCGCTCACATTTGAGAAGGAGGAAGGTGAACTCTCACCTAATGGTGATTTCGAAGACAACGTTGGTCTTCATGAAGATCTTGGGGTGAAGTCCACTTCTAAACCCGAAAATTTAGCAGATGCTGAAGTAGAGAATGAGGATGAGGATAGTGAAAATGCTTCAGAGGGTGGTGAAGAATGTTCACATGATGAAAATAGAGAGGAGGAATCTGGTGAGCATGATGAGGTTGATGGTAAAGCTGAGAGTGAGGGAGAAGCAGAGGAAGTGGACTCGCATATCTTAGCAGGAGACACTGAGCTGCTTCGCCAGTCCGAACGTGTTCTCTTGTCTGCCAGACCTCTTTCAAAGCATGTAGCAGCGGTTTTACGCGACGGGATGACTAAAGATATCCGAGTTTTCTATGGGAATGACGACTTTTATGTCCTCTTTAGGCTTCATCAA ATTCTTTATGAGAGGATTTTGTCTGCGAAAAGGAATTGCTCAGGCGATGAACTGAAATCGAAAAACTCAAAGGATACCGATTCGCTAGATCCTTATGCGAG GTTTATGAAGGGATTGTATGGTTTGCTTGATGGATCAGTTGAAAATACTAAGTTTGAGGATGAGTGCAGAGCTATTTTCGGAAATCAATCATATGTGTTATTCACGCTGAACAAAGTGATATACAAATTGGTTAAACAG CTTCAAGCTGTTGTAGCCGATGAGATGGACAACAAGCTAATTCAGTTGTACGAGTATGAGAAATCCCGGAAACCTGGAAGGGTTATTATTGACTCGGTGTATTATGAAAATGCGAGGGTCCTCCTTCACGACGAAAATGTTTACCGGTTGGAATGT TCATCCTCGCCATCTCGTTTATCGATCCAACTTATGGACAACATAGTCGAGAAACCAGAACCATATGCAGTTTCTATGGATCCCATGTTTGCAAGTTACTTACAAACTGAATTTCTTTCCACCTCGCGAGAGAAAAAAGAGGAGGGACATAACATTTTGTTGCGAAG GAACCGGCGTCCATACTCGGGCTTGGATGATCTTGAAGCACTCTGTAAAGCCATGGAAGGTGTTGAAGTAGTAAATGGCTTGGAGTGCAAGATGTCTTGCTCTTCTTACAAG GTTTCGTACGTCTTGGACACAGAGGATTTCTTCCACAGGAAGAAGAAGAAAAAGAAGATCGAACACATATCGCAGCAGCGTAACAAAGATAGAGTAGAAAGGTTCCATAGGTTTCTCTCAGCTTCAAGATGA